Within Sorangiineae bacterium MSr11367, the genomic segment TTCGGGAACGTCGGCGGCCGAAATGATGAAAGGCGGGCGGCGAATGGCAGAGGACATGCTGCGCGTTCCCTTATCGCGCGGCCCAAGAATTCACAAGGGAGGCGGCGGGCAAGGAAAACGCGTTCAGGAGCGGGTGCGGCGGCCGCGGGATGCGTCACTGCGGGTGGAGACCCGGACATCGGATGGGGTGAGCGCACGGCCGTCTTTCGCGAGGACGCGAAGTGGCGCGACCTTTTCGCCGCGGTCGATGTCGACCAGGATGTTGTCGCACTCGCCCGGGGGGAACAGGTGATGCTCGCCCCACTGGCGCAAGGCCACGAGGACGATCATCAAATCGCGCCCTTTGTCGGTGAGCACGTATTCCTGGTAGGCGCTTCCATCCGACGCGGGCGCGAGCTCCAAGACCCCGTCGGCCACGAGCTTGCGCAGTCGCGCGGCGAGGATGTTCTTCGCGAGGCCTAGGCTCTTTTGAAAATCACTGAAGCGGCGTTTGCCGATCAACGCGTCGCGCACGATGAGCAGGGACCACCAGTCGCCAATCGTGTCCAGCGATCGGGCGATGGGGCAGTCGTTGTCCTGCAGGCTACGGCGCTTCATGACCTCGCTCCGGGTGTACAGCTCCCATGGCTCGATCTTTAGAGCCACTTGCACCGTGCAAGCCGACCTCATGCACGAAATCTGGTTGCATCATGAAACCTCGACCCCATAGTAACCGTGGTTTCAACATTAAACCAGTTCAGCAGGGAGAGACACCATGTCGACTCAGCGAAAGCTCGAAGGAAAGACGGCGCTCATCACGGGCGGAAACAGCGGAATCGGGCTGGCCACGGCACGCCTGTTCATTCAAGAGGGCGCCAAGGTGGCCATCACCGGGCGCGACCAAGCATCGCTCGACGCGGCCGTCAAGGAACTCGGGCCCAATGCGGTCGCGTTCAGGGCCGACGTCGCCGATCCGGCCGCCCGCGAGCAGCTGGTGGCCAGCCTGCGCGATCGATTCGGACAGCTCGACATCGTCTTCGCCAACGCCGGCATCAGCGGCAACACCCCGGTGGGTTCGACGGATCAGAAGCTGTTCGAGTCCGTCCTCGCGATCAACGTGACCGCGGTCTTTTTCACCGTTCAATCGGCATTGCCGCTTTTGCGCGACGGCGCGTCCATCATCCTCAATGGTTCGGTCATCGCGTCGCTGGGCAGCCCAGGGTATGCAGCCTATGCCGCCAGCAAAGGAGCCGTGGTTTCGATGGCGCGATCCATGGCCGCCGAATTGAGCCCGCGCAACATCCGCGTGAACGTGGTGGTCCCGGGCCCGATCCGCACACCCATTTGGGCGCGGGGACGCGGGGAAGAGGGAGCGCGCGCTCTCGAGCCGTTCCTCGCGAGCATGGTGCCCCTCGGGCGCATGGGAGAGGCGGAGGAACTCGCAAAAGCCGTGCTCTTTCTCGCCTCCTCGGACTCCTCGTTCGTCCAAGGCACGGAGCTCTTCGTCGACGGCGGTGCGGTGGGCGTCCCCGCCGGCTGGCCCCGCAATCTGGTGAAGTAGTCGCGTGAGCCGAGCGTTATGGGTCGAGCATGTCGCAACGCTCGAAGATGGCGCCGGTGATGCTCGGGCTGGTGGCCGCCGTCGGAACGATGGCGGCCTTACGCTGCGGCATGCGCGAGGGATCGGCGATCCCACCAGCTGGTCG encodes:
- a CDS encoding helix-turn-helix transcriptional regulator, with protein sequence MKRRSLQDNDCPIARSLDTIGDWWSLLIVRDALIGKRRFSDFQKSLGLAKNILAARLRKLVADGVLELAPASDGSAYQEYVLTDKGRDLMIVLVALRQWGEHHLFPPGECDNILVDIDRGEKVAPLRVLAKDGRALTPSDVRVSTRSDASRGRRTRS
- a CDS encoding glucose 1-dehydrogenase — translated: MSTQRKLEGKTALITGGNSGIGLATARLFIQEGAKVAITGRDQASLDAAVKELGPNAVAFRADVADPAAREQLVASLRDRFGQLDIVFANAGISGNTPVGSTDQKLFESVLAINVTAVFFTVQSALPLLRDGASIILNGSVIASLGSPGYAAYAASKGAVVSMARSMAAELSPRNIRVNVVVPGPIRTPIWARGRGEEGARALEPFLASMVPLGRMGEAEELAKAVLFLASSDSSFVQGTELFVDGGAVGVPAGWPRNLVK